From a region of the Oryza sativa Japonica Group chromosome 6, ASM3414082v1 genome:
- the LOC4341335 gene encoding L-ascorbate oxidase, which yields MRLSSLLFLVCFFTVAMSQCAAAAKARHFRWEVSNMFWSPDCEEKVVIGINGQFPGPTIRAKAGDTIVVHLKNGLHTEGVVIHWHGIRQIGTPWADGTASISQCAINPEETFTYRFVVDKPGTYFYHGHYGMQRAAGLYGSLIVDVADGDEEPFKYDGEINLLLSDWYHESIYTQMVGLSSNPFRWIGEPQSLLINGRGQFNCSLAAAHTPGAKQCAAAGNRHCAPVILPVLPNKTYRLRVASTTSLASLNLAVGNHKLTVVEADGNYVEPFAVDDIDIYSGDSYSVLLTTDQDTSANYWVSVGVRGRQPRTAPALAVLNYRPNRASRLPAAAPPATPAWDDFARSKAFTYRILGRAGVTPPPPATSDRRIELLNTQNRMGGGHVKWSINNVSMVLPATPYLGSLKMGLRSALPSAARPSDTFGRGYDVMRPPANPNTTVGDNVYVLAHNATVDVVLQNANALARNVSEVHPWHLHGHDFWVLGYGDGAFRGDAGDAAALNLRNPPLRNTAVIFPYGWTAIRFVADNPGVWAFHCHIEPHLHMGMGVIFAEAVDRVSELPKAAVSCGATATALMAGAGGHV from the exons ATGAGGCTGTCGTCCCTGCTGTTCTTGGTGTGCTTCTTCACTGTCGCCATGTCGcaatgcgcggcggcggcgaaggcgaggcaCTTCAGGTGGGAGGTGAGCAACATGTTCTGGTCGCCGGACTGCGAGGAGAAGGTGGTGATCGGCATCAATGGCCAGTTCCCCGGGCCGACCATCCGCGCCAAGGCCGGCGACACCATCGTCGTCCACCTCAAGAACGGCCTGCACACCGAGGGCGTCGTCATCCACTGGCACGGCATCAGACAG ATCGGGACACCATGGGCGGATGGCACGGCATCGATCTCCCAGTGCGCCATCAACCCTGAAGAAACCTTCACCTATCGCTTCGTTGTCGACAAG CCGGGGACGTACTTCTACCACGGCCACTACGGGATGCAGAGGGCGGCGGGGCTGTACGGGTCGCTGATCGTGGacgtcgccgacggcgacgaggagccgTTCAAGTACGACGGCGAGATCAACCTGCTGCTCAGCGACTGGTACCACGAGAGCATCTACACCCAGATGGTCGGCCTCTCCTCCAACCCCTTCCGATGGATCGGCGAGCCGCAG TCATTGCTGATCAATGGGAGGGGCCAGTTCAACTgctcgctggcggcggcgcacacgCCGGGCGCCAAgcagtgcgccgccgccggcaaccggcACTGCGCTCCGGTGATCCTCCCCGTCCTTCCCAACAAAACGTACAGGCTCAGGGTCGCGAGCACCACCTCGCTCGCTTCCCTCAACCTCGCCGTCGGG AATCACAAGCTGACGGTGGTGGAGGCCGACGGGAACTACGTGGAGCCGTTCGCCGTCGACGACATCGACATCTACTCCGGCGACAGCTACTCCGTGCTGCTGACGACGGACCAGGACACGTCGGCGAACTACTGGGTCAGCGTCGGCGTGCGCGGCCGGCAGCCCAGGACGGCGCCAGCGCTGGCCGTGCTCAACTACCGCCCCAACCGCGCGTCcaggctgccggcggcggcgccgccggccaccccgGCGTGGGACGACTTCGCGCGCAGCAAGGCGTTCACGTACCGCAtcctcggccgcgccggcgtcacgccgccgccgccggcgacgtcggaCCGGCGCATCGAGCTGCTCAACACGCAGAACCGGATGGGCGGCGGGCACGTGAAGTGGTCGATCAACAACGTGTCCATGGTGCTCCCGGCGACGCCGTACCTGGGGTCCCTCAAGATGGGGCTGAGGTCGGCGCtcccgtcggcggcgaggccgtccGACACGTTCGGGCGCGGGTACGACGTGATGCGGCCGCCGGCGAACCCGAACACCACGGTGGGCGACAACGTGTACGTGCTCGCGCACAACGCGACGGTGGACGTGGTGCTCCAGAACGCGAACGCGCTGGCGCGGAACGTCAGCGAGGTGCACCCGTGGCACCTCCACGGGCACGACTTCTGGGTGCTGggctacggcgacggcgcgttccggggcgacgccggcgacgcggcggcgctgaaCCTGAGAAACCCGCCGCTGCGGAACACGGCGGTGATCTTCCCGTACGGGTGGACGGCGATCCGGTTCGTGGCGGACAACCCCGGGGTGTGGGCGTTCCACTGCCACATCGAGCCGCACCTCCACATGGGCATGGGCGTCATCTTCGCCGAGGCCGTCGACCGCGTCAGCGAGCTCCCCAAGGCGGCCGTCTCctgcggcgccaccgccaccgcgctcatggccggcgccggcggccacgtGTGA